The following nucleotide sequence is from Anguilla rostrata isolate EN2019 chromosome 3, ASM1855537v3, whole genome shotgun sequence.
GTCAGCATGTTGTTGCAGGACAGAGGAGGCAGCGTGGAGATCCGAAGCCTGGGAGGAAGGCGTGCGCTATTCTGTGCCAGTAGCGGGCTTCTCCAGGCTAGCTGTACCCTTCCAAGAACAGCTGACGCTAGCCAAGAAAGACTAGCGAGATTTGCCGGATGTTTTTGGAGTCCCGTTGAGTAGTAGCTACTGCAGTTGGGCAGAAAATGCACGCTAGGTCATCAGGTTTCAGACCTAAAAGAGGAAGGGGAGTGAGTACAaggattttaaatttttcaaACAGTAACGTACAGTTACTTGACTTAAGAAGATGGAGCAGTAACATAGAGCCAGGTAAGAGTAATCGCTTTGCTTGATTTACAGATTGGAAAAGATGgctgaaatgactgaaaatcTATTATGACACGTAAACATCGAAAGTTCTGGATGGGTAaggctcccccctcccccactatGTATACAAGTACACAAAGCACTCATAAGACCATTCAAACTTTTCTACAAATATGCCTATTGGATGCACTAAATGCACAGTAAACTAACTGACGTTCATACGGTATAGACTTGGCCAATCCATGCTTTATTAAAGTGTTTGTGAGACACTTGCACTAAACCCACTGTACCCAGAGTCATTTGGAGAATTACAACCTATATTGTAGAATTATgatgcatactgtatattggcTTCAAATTCTTCCCTTGACCTTGACAATAAGTTTTTATTCAAGTCATTTTAATCTGAAGTTCCAAAGAACTATATGTATACtgtagtttttcttttcaatgtaTGACCACCTATTTGAAAGAGGATGCAATTTTTCCTATGACTTCTAGAGCTGCTGCTATGCTGGAACAATTTAAGGTAAGGCATAATATCTGAAAGTTACACAActgaaagttttttgtttttttgagtagGGGAAATTACCTAAATGGttgcatgttttttaaacagcattcaCAGTTAATTAGTTTTGTTGGTTTGTGCACCAAGcgagaatttttaaaaaaagtgaataacagtacattctattattattattattattattgttattagtgaACCTCAGTATGTTACAGTCCATTCAAGAATTctgcaataaatataaataagaatATGCTGTAAGTATAAATAAGCTTTATATTGCCTTTTCAAGTGTCATTGTACAAATGATGAACGGCCATCTTAGGGTCCCAGTGGTATTTCTCTGTGAGAATTTTGTGACCCATGACTGAAGTAGGCATTCTAATGTAAATTCAGTATCCAATCAAAGGtgaatatattcataattttcatAAAGACAGCTCCTCACAAGAAGAATcacaaaatgctgttttatcAATGAacccatttgtaaaaaaaaataaaaattaaatgtaacacaCTTTTGTAGAGTCTAAACTGGTGCTgtcaatgtgtatttttttgtactaCAATGTGTAAACAAATCTAATAATTAATCGTATGGAGGTTTTattctgtattcattaaatTTCAGACATGTTGGTATTGAATAAAAAGTTTCCCAAAAAATGGTGTAACTGGTTTGTACGGCTCAGTTCTCTCTTTTGTACACATTGGAGTGATTACATTTTCAGGCTTCTGATTTATTATACACATCTTGCATTCCTGAACTGTTCCGATCCTAGTGCATGCTTTAAAAGAGTTCTGCTCCACAACGGTTACGCAAAGATTTCTCAGGTCTCAGGTTTCTTTTAGTGAGAGTTAAACAATGGGAAAGGATTGCCGTTGAGACAGCTGAGCTTATGAGCGTTCATGTGACTATTAAAGTGTAAATTTCCAGAAGGAAACTAACCTTTAAAATTTCCTTTCCTTTAATTGTGTTTCACGAGACAGTCGGGGATGTATGATACTTAAGGCTATTAAAAGGAATACCTTGAGTTAGAATAGTTGTGCAACAGAATTTGACATGTGAAGTGGAAGGCTGACACCAGGGTAAGTAATCTAGTGTACACCTCCATTTGCTTGTGTATCTTTGAAAGGCGAAGTTCATGATATCTGGAGGCTGGGTCCTTTGAAAAGGCTCTGGGGCAAAAGCACTGAATGGGCTTGGCGTCCAAAGGTAATATTTGCCACTGGAAAGAGCCTTGAATTGTAAACACTACAGTGTGCCTTGCCTTGCTTTTACAAATGCATTGAGATGAAGCTTGAAAAGCTGTCACAAATAAATCACATGGTATTCAGCTTGACACAGGAGGTAGCTATTGTGTACTGAAATCAGAAGTGCTGTGCCTACCTCCAGTTCTGAAATCGGTTAACTTTTTTCAGCCCAAGCTTATGCAATTCATATTATATAAACGCATTGGTTGTTGTGTTTGGATAAACAACCACTTGTTAGAccaactaaataaaacattttgtaaagCTTAAATTCCCCAGTTTCAAGGCACACCATTGGAAGATGGTACACCGAACAAGACGTTCCCTGTTCATTTGTATCGTCATATAATTCAAAACTGTAGCCTTTGCAGTTCTATTCATGGGCAGAAGGACACAACAAATTAATGGGGACAACAGTCTACCCTCCACTCTGCCAATCGGTAATGGAGGTAACAAGCAGGTTTTCATGGAAAACACTGTGGTAAATATTTCAGTACAACAGAAAACGAAAACTAAATGGGTGATCATATAGTAATGATGCCACAACAGTAATGATATCCCATAGAGTACTATAatatctgaaataaatatatggtATTATCTACATTACTGTGATAATGTAGAAACGCTTGTCTTAAGATGGCTGTCAAAAATGGAACCAATAAGACAAAAAATGGCATCAGATTAGGGCTACAtgaacactttatttttatataaagcacaagagggaaatcaaaacagaaactgaccattaaatcataacataaatcaattataaaacagacttttgAAATAACACAGTGATTTGCAACAAAAACTATTAGCACACTAAAAATGTGGTATATACAGtcaattttcatatttcaatagCAAATAAGgtagaaatgtatttacaaaCCATATCCTGAAAGGAATCTTGGGAAAAATATATAGCAGTACAAAAGAACACAgtctaaaatattaaaaatattaagaCATTGGAATACTAAAGTAGAGTTTGCAAAAACTATATGATAGTTCTGCTGTTAGACTAATGCTGAAGCAATCTTCCTGCtacaaaggatttttttttgtttgtttgcatagaactttttttttttaatggtaacGCGGTACAAAATAAAGTTAAGCGGAGAAGTGCTAGTTGCCATCGCTCTTGATCAGTGTCTTTTTCACGCGGGGGACGAGGAAGACGGTGCCGTCGGAGGTCTGCTGGAGGGAGTACTCGCTGGGGGAGTAGGGCTTGCCGTCCTCGTCGCGCAGAAGGCCGAACACCTCCAGGTACAGGCTGCTGAGCTGCTGCTTCATCTCCCGCAGGTTGCTCCCGGTCTCCGTCCTCTCCTTCAGCagccgctccctctcctccttcagcGAGTCCAGCTCGTACTCCAGGCCCACGATGTTCTCCATCTTGCGCTTGCGGCAGTTCTGGGCGGCCACCTTGTTCTTGCCGCGCCGGCGGATGTCGCGCACCAGGGCCAGCTGGGCCTCGTTCAGCTGCTGCTTGGACATCATCTCGTTGAAGTCGTCCACGGGGAGGTTGATGATCATGTCGACGGTGAAGGGGATCTGGAGGGCCTTGGCCCGCTGCTCGTCTCGCGAGAGGCGGGACTCGGCGCGCTTCTTGTGCTTGTCCTTGGTGAAGGGGGGCTTGCCGTGGCCGCCGCCCTCCGCCGGCTCTGTCTTCGGGTGCTTGACCTTCGTTTCCCGAGGCTGGGCGGCACCCGAAGAGGATGCTTGACTGCCGTCACCGAGGAAGGACGGCGAGAACATCTCGGCGAAGTCGGACTCCGCGTCCACGCTGCCGGGGTTGCTGtccatctcctccatctccgAGTCGCTGTACCCAAAGGAGCCGTCTCCCGAAATGGACTTTTCAGGAGAGCTGGCGTTGGGGCTCGCGTCCAACGACAGGCCCGAATCCGAATCCGGAAACTCGGCCGTAGCCTCAGGCTTCCTGCTCTCAAACTCATCCCCCAGGGCAAACTTGGGAATGTCCATTGGCAGGGTTGTGTTGTGTAGCTCGGCCAATGGGAGATCTGTGCTTCCACTGCTGGCTGGCGGGGCATTGCCATCCACTTTTGTGTTCATGAGTCCTGGGTAAAACATGTCGCAGAAGCTGTCTGAGTTAAAGCTGGCGTTTAGGTCCAAGGGTTTCAGAGTCATCTGATTGAGGTTGTCCGGGGGGATGGTGCTGGAGAGGTTCTCTTCGAAGGTGCCCAGATAGCCTGAGGGGCAGACCGGGTCTGCAGTGGGGGCCACCATGTCAGTGAGGGCCGGCATGTAGAAGTTGTAGTTTGGATCTTGCAGCACAGTGGGAGCACTTACAGCGCCAAAGCTGGGCTCCAGCACATCCGCCATTGGCATATTCAGACACTGCTGCGAAGAAGAGCAAGGAGAGTAAATACCAGACTAGctaacaataataacataataatgttAAGTGTTACTTTCTAAAAGAGTTACCTTCCTAATCcatgaatacatgaatacaaaaccaaaaaattcAAGTAATAATAACTATTTAACTATTGCAAATAATAACCAAAAATTAATGGTTTCCCACGTCAATGttacagacaaaacaacaaaggaaGAGGACAAAATGGCTTCCCAAGAATTTCAAATCCTCTTTGCCTCTAacaaacaggaagagagcaCATATAGCTAGCTCACTATCTTGagactaatcagaaacaacTGGAAGATATAATTTCCTATTTGATTCTCTTGAGTCTTAAAATCTGTCTAAAATTGTCCAGGAAGGACATTTAAACACCTTTAATGATGACTTTTGTGAAGCTTGAGTGCATATCACATGGTTTTAAGGACCAGGCTACACTTGAAGGGTAAAGTATCCCTTGtgctattcatttatttattctctggCTTGAATCCTTGATGGCGCACTCTCATTCTACTGGGTAAAAGGATTCTGGGAGATGGGTTATTCACACCTCACAGGTATCTCTTCCACTGCAGACCACAGAAACCTGATCGGGGCAAATTAGCAGAATGCATCTGCTGCCAGGGCGTCCCGTTAAAATCCGGCAAACAAAGGTGTTTTTGTGCGCCTGCCCTGGCAGCTGCCGGCCACGCATTCTTGGGCCGGTTTTACCGGCCGACCGCGGTCCGATTGTGGTTGGATGAATTCGCCCATTGTGCGTACCTGCAGCTCAGGAATGGACAGAAGCTCCATCCAAGCCTGCTCCAGGTCCTGCGGGGCCTTCTCCACGGCGACGGGGAGCGCCGGCTGATGGGGGGCCATCATAGCCGGGACGCTGCCGGCGGGGGGCGGGACGGAGGGGTCTACAGATGGAGACGcggtctgtgagagagagagaagcggccAGGCTGTGATTTTGGACAGAGCGCAGTCTGAGGAGGAGCAGATCTACGGATGCAAATCCCTACCGCAGGCTTGCAAATGCGGCGCTGGAAAGCAGGGGCCTTCGTGTGCTCTCACCTCAATCGCCTCTACGAGTGGGAAGGTTTCCGCCAGCAACTGCATGCATTCGTCAAACGAGAGCGCGTTCCCATCTTCTTCCGTGAAGAGAGCGTTCTGTGGACAGACGAGGGCTCCGTTTAATTCCCCAAACGAATTTGCGTGCACTCCGACCACAGAAATGCGCTTGTGTGCCacgaaaaacaaagcaaagtcTATTGAAACTCACAGGTGCTACGAGGATCAGTTCTCTAAATCAAGGACGCCAAACACCCCATACGCAACTGCTCGGCCACCTGTGGCTCATAATTAAGCTGGCAGGTGCGGTAACCTGGTTACCGTGTGCGTGGAGAGATGGTCCCTGACGCCGCTGATGGATGCGTACCTGTGTGACCTCGGGGGGCGTGGCGGAGGTTTGCGGCTCTGCGCTCGTCACCGGGCGGGGCACGAACTCCCCGGTCTCCTCGTCGAGCTGCAGCTGAGCCAGCAGAGCCTTCTCTTGCTCCCTTAGCAACTGTtgccttttctcctcctccagctcgcgCTGCCGCTGAAACTCCTGCTCCTTCTGCCGGTGGCTGTAGTCAAAGACCTCCCTCCCCGCGCCCAGGTCTATGTCCTGCCTCCACAGGATGTCAATCAGATCCATATCCTGCCCACAAGACACCAGGGGAAAGGGTCAGT
It contains:
- the nfe2l2a gene encoding nuclear factor erythroid 2-related factor 2a isoform X2 — encoded protein: MMEIELPKMHQSQQDMDLIDILWRQDIDLGAGREVFDYSHRQKEQEFQRQRELEEEKRQQLLREQEKALLAQLQLDEETGEFVPRPVTSAEPQTSATPPEVTQNALFTEEDGNALSFDECMQLLAETFPLVEAIETASPSVDPSVPPPAGSVPAMMAPHQPALPVAVEKAPQDLEQAWMELLSIPELQCLNMPMADVLEPSFGAVSAPTVLQDPNYNFYMPALTDMVAPTADPVCPSGYLGTFEENLSSTIPPDNLNQMTLKPLDLNASFNSDSFCDMFYPGLMNTKVDGNAPPASSGSTDLPLAELHNTTLPMDIPKFALGDEFESRKPEATAEFPDSDSGLSLDASPNASSPEKSISGDGSFGYSDSEMEEMDSNPGSVDAESDFAEMFSPSFLGDGSQASSSGAAQPRETKVKHPKTEPAEGGGHGKPPFTKDKHKKRAESRLSRDEQRAKALQIPFTVDMIINLPVDDFNEMMSKQQLNEAQLALVRDIRRRGKNKVAAQNCRKRKMENIVGLEYELDSLKEERERLLKERTETGSNLREMKQQLSSLYLEVFGLLRDEDGKPYSPSEYSLQQTSDGTVFLVPRVKKTLIKSDGN
- the nfe2l2a gene encoding nuclear factor erythroid 2-related factor 2a isoform X3, translating into MDLIDILWRQDIDLGAGREVFDYSHRQKEQEFQRQRELEEEKRQQLLREQEKALLAQLQLDEETGEFVPRPVTSAEPQTSATPPEVTQNALFTEEDGNALSFDECMQLLAETFPLVEAIETASPSVDPSVPPPAGSVPAMMAPHQPALPVAVEKAPQDLEQAWMELLSIPELQQCLNMPMADVLEPSFGAVSAPTVLQDPNYNFYMPALTDMVAPTADPVCPSGYLGTFEENLSSTIPPDNLNQMTLKPLDLNASFNSDSFCDMFYPGLMNTKVDGNAPPASSGSTDLPLAELHNTTLPMDIPKFALGDEFESRKPEATAEFPDSDSGLSLDASPNASSPEKSISGDGSFGYSDSEMEEMDSNPGSVDAESDFAEMFSPSFLGDGSQASSSGAAQPRETKVKHPKTEPAEGGGHGKPPFTKDKHKKRAESRLSRDEQRAKALQIPFTVDMIINLPVDDFNEMMSKQQLNEAQLALVRDIRRRGKNKVAAQNCRKRKMENIVGLEYELDSLKEERERLLKERTETGSNLREMKQQLSSLYLEVFGLLRDEDGKPYSPSEYSLQQTSDGTVFLVPRVKKTLIKSDGN
- the nfe2l2a gene encoding nuclear factor erythroid 2-related factor 2a isoform X1, with the protein product MMEIELPKMHQSQQDMDLIDILWRQDIDLGAGREVFDYSHRQKEQEFQRQRELEEEKRQQLLREQEKALLAQLQLDEETGEFVPRPVTSAEPQTSATPPEVTQNALFTEEDGNALSFDECMQLLAETFPLVEAIETASPSVDPSVPPPAGSVPAMMAPHQPALPVAVEKAPQDLEQAWMELLSIPELQQCLNMPMADVLEPSFGAVSAPTVLQDPNYNFYMPALTDMVAPTADPVCPSGYLGTFEENLSSTIPPDNLNQMTLKPLDLNASFNSDSFCDMFYPGLMNTKVDGNAPPASSGSTDLPLAELHNTTLPMDIPKFALGDEFESRKPEATAEFPDSDSGLSLDASPNASSPEKSISGDGSFGYSDSEMEEMDSNPGSVDAESDFAEMFSPSFLGDGSQASSSGAAQPRETKVKHPKTEPAEGGGHGKPPFTKDKHKKRAESRLSRDEQRAKALQIPFTVDMIINLPVDDFNEMMSKQQLNEAQLALVRDIRRRGKNKVAAQNCRKRKMENIVGLEYELDSLKEERERLLKERTETGSNLREMKQQLSSLYLEVFGLLRDEDGKPYSPSEYSLQQTSDGTVFLVPRVKKTLIKSDGN